ACTAATTAAAATGCTACCTAGAGTACAATTTAGTGACCTTTAGGTAGCATTAATTTTGTGGATACTTTTAGAACAAACAATAAAAAGAAAGAGTTGAACATATTGGATTATTTAAAGAAATGCGAGCAATTAAAAATTGTAGATGCTACATGTGGAAAAGGAAAAACCTCTTGGGCAATACAACATATGTATGAAGTGGAGTTATCAGAGAAATTCATTTATATTACCCCATTTTTAACAGAGGTACAACGTGTTAAAGAATCAGTTACAAGTAGAAAATTTTATGAACCAACAAAAAATGACCAGAATGTTACAAAGTTAGAAAGCCTAAAACATCTTCTTGAAAAAGGAGAAAACATTGTAGCTACACACTCATTATTTTTAAACGCTGATGACGAGATACTGAAATTAATCTTTCTTCAAGATTATACCTTGATATTAGACGAGGTTATGAATGTAATAGAACAAGTACCAATTAAGCAAGATGATATTAAAGTCTTGCTTAAAGCAAAGACAGATGAGGAACAACTTTTTATTACTGTGAAAGAAAATGGCTATGTTAAATGGAATCATCGAAAATATAATGGGGACAGGTTTAGCCATATAAAGCATTTATCGTATACAGACAATCTCATCATCTATAATGATATTGCTATGTATTGGACTTTCCCTGCAGCAGTTTTTAAATCATTTAAAGATGTCTATATCTTGACCTATATGTTTTACGGTCAATTGCAAAGATATTATTTTGATTTGTTTAAAGTTAAATATAAATTTCTTTCGGTTGATTTAAATACTGTTACAGGTAAATATGAGTTGACACAATACGTTAGACCCACACAGGAAAAGGAACTTCAAGAACTAAGAGAGAAAATTCGAATCTATTACAAGGGACTCAACGATAAAAAGGATTTAAATGCTATTGGTGAAGAGAAAAGCGCATTTTCTAGCAGCTGGATTAAGCGGTATTTGGGCGATAAGTCAGTCCTTAAAATGATTACAGATTCTGCTTACAATTTTCACCGTAACAAATGTCAATCAAAATCAGATAAAGTGATGTGGACTTGCGTTAAAGAGTTTGAAAAGAAACTTGCAGTGCCTAAGGCAAAGAAACAGTTTGTAGAAGTTACATGTAGAGCCACAAATAATTACGTTGAAAGGGATACCTTAATCTATTTAGCTAATAGATATATGAATCCAGTTACAAAACAATTCTTCAAAAGTCATAATATTAGAGTTGACGAGGATTTATGGGCTTTGTCAGAGTTAATACAATGGTTATTTAGAAGTGCAATCCGAAAAGAACAACCAATAAATCTTTACATTCCATCCTCACGTATGCGTGAACTGTTAGAAAAATATTTGAGCGGTGAATCAGTAGCGTGGTTTGAGAAGATATTTGACGGTATGATGGTATGGCAAAATCAATCTCAAAAGCAAAAGAAAATAGAGTCAACCTCCAAGGAGGAAACGGTAGCTGTCCCTTCAAAAGGGGTAAATGAAAATTTAAATCCTTATAAAATATGGGTTTCTAGATGGTATCCCTTATAATAAAAGTATAAAAAAGGGTGCAAAAGGATAAGAGGCAGTTCTTTGGTTACCACCTTACGGAGGTAAGCTACCGCATCCGCTTTGCTCCGTTGGTGTTACACAGCCCACTGCGTAGGGGCTGCGTAACTCATAAGCAATTATTATTGTATCGAATTAATACAAGAAAAAACAAATTGATATCAAGCGGGAAATTGATAAAATACCTTATGAGTTTGATAGATGTGACTAATCATAGCGAAGCGAAGATTAGTCACATGGTCGGGGAGGAGCGAGTGAGGAACGAACGAGTGACGGGCTGACAAGCCTATAAGGATTTTTAAGAGTGAAATTAGAATAGACAGGCGTTGGCCACGCCCGTCACTTCGCTATTGCTCAGTTCCTCCTCGGTAGTTGCTCGTTCTTCACTAACGTTCAGAACGGCAACTTTCATTATCACTACACATCTAATATAAATGATATGGGAACATTGGTGTATATAGTTATCTTAAAGGGGAGCATATAAATTTGCTGCTCTTTTATTAATACCTAAAAAATCATGAATAGTATGGTATGATTTTCCTATAAGTTCATTTAAAGGAGATTAGGCTATTTATGAACATTGCATTTAGATCAATAGAATAGTATAGATTAAGTTTAAAATTTTTACATTCATAGAGAAAAAATATTTGGAAAAATGACCAATGGTTATTGAAATGATTGAATGTAACACATAATAGGCATCTAATCTTTTGTTAAGCAAAAAGTCATAAATGAGAATAAGAATGTCTTACTTCTTTTTCTCATTTAATGTTTTAGTAACCTATATTTAATTTGATATAATATACAGGTAAAAACAACCAATTAACAAGAGGATAAAAATGGTAAAATATAAAAGGAGAAGAGATATGATAAAAGCCCTAGATTTAGAGAACAGGATAATTAAAAACGGTAAATTAGAAGGGTTACAAAAACTAAATGTCTTTATTGGTAAGAATAATTCAGGCAAATCTACTATTTTAAGGTTAATGAGAGAAATTGATAGGTATTACATAGGAATTGAGTTTGATTTATACGCTATGAATAATTGGGTTCAGTCTGTAATAGATAAAGAAAGATATAAAGTACCAAAAGAGAAATTACATAGTTTTGATAATTCTATTGATATATTCCTTTCTTTCATTGAAAATGCATTTAATGGGTTTCAAAAAAGTATATGGTTTATTAAGGATATAGAAGATTTATGCAAGTTATTATTAGATACAATAATGACACACATGGGACACAACGATTGCTTAAATTATTTTTATGAAATAGTTGAGGAATTAAACGATCATAAGGATAAGTTTTTTATTATTGAAGAAAAAAATCAAGCAATAGCATTGATACCTGCCAAGAGGAATCTTGAATACATGAAAAAGGTGGGAGATTTGTCCAGTCCAAAGACATCTGGTGAATTTATTCTAGATAATCTATTTCACTTTAAGACACAGCTAACTACCTCACAGCTATATATAGAATACATAAAAATTAAAGAGCAATTTACGGAAGTGTCCTGTGGATATGACTTTGATGTAATAAAAGACGATAAAAATATTTTAAAATTATACTTTACCAATCCAACAGGAGAGTGGTTAAGTGCTGATAAATGCGGTTTAGGCTTGCACGACCTATTAATTATTCTCTTTTTTGCTAACAATAGCCATTATAACATAATATTAATAGATGAAGTTGAAGCTCATTTACATTCTGATATGCAAAGAAGGCTTTTAAGTGTTTTAAGGGAAAAAACAGCTAAGCAGTATTTTATGACTACACACTCTAATGTCTTCTTAGATAGCAATTTTGTAAACAGGGTTTTTCATGTATCGTTTGATGACAAAATAACTATTGCAGATGCAACAAGCAAGAGTGAGATATTGAATGACTTAGGTTTTTCCATAACAGACAATTTAACTTCAGACTTAATAATTTTAACCGAAGGCCCTACTGATAAAGGTGTAATAGAGGAATTCTTAGTTAAAATGGGCTTAATGCAACGCTTTAATATAAAAACTTGGCCATTGGGCGGTGATATTATGGATAAAGTAGATTTAAGTGTCTTTAGAGACAGCTACAATATAATTGCATTAATTGATTCTGATCCAGGGAGCAAGACTGTAAGAGATAGATTTATGAGAAAATGTAATGAAACTGATATTTCAGTTCATAAATTGGAAAGGTACGCAATAGAAAATTATTTTACTGTAGATGCACTAAGGGCTGTTTTTAAAGGGCAAATTAGTAAACAGATAACATTAATTGACCCGAGTATAAAGTTAGAAGAACAAATAGGAATAAATTCTAAGAAAAATAATAGAAAGATAGCTAGCAAAATGTCATTGGAGGATATAAAAGGAACAGATTTTTATTCATTTCTAGAGAAAGTAGAGGAACTGGTTTATTCAACCAATTGAAGTAGTCCAACTTAGTATGGGATGCTTAAAGACCTTAATATTGGAAATTTGGTTGTGTAAAATGCGTTTGTATAGAAACCAGGTAACATAATAAAGTTTAT
The window above is part of the Metabacillus dongyingensis genome. Proteins encoded here:
- a CDS encoding ATP-dependent nuclease — protein: MVKYKRRRDMIKALDLENRIIKNGKLEGLQKLNVFIGKNNSGKSTILRLMREIDRYYIGIEFDLYAMNNWVQSVIDKERYKVPKEKLHSFDNSIDIFLSFIENAFNGFQKSIWFIKDIEDLCKLLLDTIMTHMGHNDCLNYFYEIVEELNDHKDKFFIIEEKNQAIALIPAKRNLEYMKKVGDLSSPKTSGEFILDNLFHFKTQLTTSQLYIEYIKIKEQFTEVSCGYDFDVIKDDKNILKLYFTNPTGEWLSADKCGLGLHDLLIILFFANNSHYNIILIDEVEAHLHSDMQRRLLSVLREKTAKQYFMTTHSNVFLDSNFVNRVFHVSFDDKITIADATSKSEILNDLGFSITDNLTSDLIILTEGPTDKGVIEEFLVKMGLMQRFNIKTWPLGGDIMDKVDLSVFRDSYNIIALIDSDPGSKTVRDRFMRKCNETDISVHKLERYAIENYFTVDALRAVFKGQISKQITLIDPSIKLEEQIGINSKKNNRKIASKMSLEDIKGTDFYSFLEKVEELVYSTN